One region of Haladaptatus cibarius D43 genomic DNA includes:
- a CDS encoding aminotransferase class I/II-fold pyridoxal phosphate-dependent enzyme, which translates to MQIDPFKLERWFAEYEHEADIMLAESGIRSLDADRFDTNPGELGYVIPTNGSPEFRAEVGERYDRTADEVLFTCGTQEANFLAFLSLLGKANKEGDGHAVVVTPTYQALHAVLDSLGEVTRVSLEPPEWELDVDAVADAIREDTQVIVLNNPNNPTGRYHPQEKVEALYDLAEDSGAYLLCDEVYRLLADDPLPPVASMGERGISTTSLTKAYGLAGLRFGWLVGSEEVVENAWEWKDYTTISPGIIDQHVARQALGEQEDEILAENRELAKQNRDRVREFVGEYGLDWYDPVGVNGFVSIPDGFENGTEFCREVVESESVVLAPGDLFGFDQHFRIGFGLSSEKLEEGLGRIESFLDRQT; encoded by the coding sequence GAATACGAACACGAGGCGGACATCATGCTGGCCGAGAGCGGCATCCGAAGCCTCGATGCAGACCGTTTCGACACCAATCCCGGTGAGTTGGGCTACGTCATCCCGACCAATGGCAGTCCGGAGTTTCGCGCCGAAGTCGGCGAGCGCTACGACCGAACCGCCGACGAAGTGCTGTTTACCTGCGGGACGCAAGAAGCGAACTTTCTGGCGTTTCTGAGCCTATTAGGCAAGGCAAACAAAGAAGGGGATGGCCACGCTGTCGTCGTCACGCCGACTTACCAAGCGCTCCACGCTGTCCTGGACTCGTTAGGAGAGGTGACTCGGGTGTCGCTCGAACCGCCCGAGTGGGAACTCGACGTTGACGCAGTGGCCGACGCGATTCGGGAGGATACGCAGGTCATCGTGTTGAACAACCCGAACAACCCAACGGGGCGCTATCATCCGCAGGAGAAAGTCGAAGCCCTGTACGACCTCGCGGAGGATTCGGGGGCGTACCTGCTCTGCGACGAGGTGTATCGCCTCCTCGCGGACGACCCACTGCCCCCCGTCGCTAGCATGGGCGAACGCGGCATCAGCACGACGAGTCTGACGAAAGCCTACGGGCTGGCGGGTCTGCGATTCGGGTGGCTCGTCGGTTCTGAGGAGGTTGTCGAGAATGCGTGGGAGTGGAAGGATTACACCACCATCTCGCCGGGTATCATCGACCAGCACGTCGCTCGGCAAGCACTGGGCGAACAGGAAGACGAGATTTTGGCCGAGAACCGCGAGTTGGCGAAACAGAATCGGGATAGAGTGCGCGAATTTGTCGGTGAGTATGGACTCGATTGGTACGACCCAGTCGGCGTGAACGGTTTCGTCTCGATTCCGGACGGCTTCGAGAATGGGACGGAGTTTTGTCGAGAAGTCGTCGAAAGCGAGAGTGTCGTTCTCGCACCCGGCGATTTGTTTGGATTTGACCAACACTTTAGAATCGGGTTTGGACTTTCCTCGGAAAAGTTGGAAGAAGGACTGGGACGTATCGAATCCTTCCTTGATCGGCAGACGTGA